In the Nitratiruptor sp. YY09-18 genome, AGATCATATAAAAAAGCATGATAAAAAACTTGCTAAGCACAGAAACCTGTCCATATGTTGGATCGAAGATATTGACGACAGTAATTCCCATAAAATAGCTTATAATTTCTGCAGCATAGCTAAAAGCAGATATGAAAAAGTTTGCAAGAAGCCCAAGTGCAAATCCCACTAACAGCTCTTTAAAGATCAAAAATATAAAATCCCACACTCCAAGATTTTGCAACTGTAGGTGAATATCGAGATTTTGGACAGCAAAAAAAGCCAAAGAGACTACAAGCAAGATTTTAACATTGCGTGGAAGCATAGCAGTATTGATAAATGGAAAAGCCATTAGTACTGCGATAACACGAGTGAAAACAAGAGCAAGCGCAACAGCTTGATCTGGTGTGATAATCGGTGTCATCGAATGAGTGTAACTAATGCATCAAATATTGAGTGAAAATAGTCAATCAAAGTCACATACATCCACGATCCAAAAATGATGAGCGCTGCTACTGTGGCGACAATTTTTGGAATGAATGTGAGCGTCATCTCCTGGATCTGCGTGGCTGCTTGGAATATACTAACTAGCATTCCCACACCAAATGCAACCGCTAAGACAGGTGCACCTACCAAAAGTGCAATTTTGAGCATCTGTTCAGTAAGAGTAATAACCTGATCAAGATTCATTTGTAACTCACTATAAGTGCTTTAATTAACAGTTCCCATCCATCAGATAGTATAAAGAGAATAAGCTTAAATGGAAGTGAAATCATCATCGGCGGTATCATCATCATACCCATCGACATCAATATACTGGCTACTAACATATCGATGACCAAAAAAGGCAAAAAGACCACAAATGTCACTTCGAAGGCTATCTTTATCTCGCTTACCATAAATGCAGGGATAAGAGTCGAGAGTGAAATATCTTCGTAATTTTTGGGCTTTTCTTTGGCAATATCCAAAAAGAGCTTAATATCTTTTTTTTCTGTATTGTTGATCAGGAACTTTTTTAGCGGTTTGACCGCCCTCTCCACTGCTTCCATATCATTAATCTGCTTATTGATATATGGCTGAATAGCTTGGGTATTTATCTGATTGAATACTGGCTGCATGATAAAAAATGTAATGAAGAGTGAGAGTGCTATGATGACCTGATTGGGAGGAGATTGGGGGATACCTAAAGCATGGCGCAAGAGTGATAGAACAATCACAATACGTGTAAAAGAAGTGATAGAGATTAAAATGGCAGGGGCAAGACTAAGTATAGTTATAAGAAATAAGATTTTGAGCGTAACATCAAGATCTTTGAGCTGTTCTAGGGTCTGGTCTAAAACGCCAGTGGCAGCAAAAAGTGGAAAAGGGAGTATGAGTAAAAAAAGAAGAAGTTTTTTAGGCATCTTTCCACTCTTTTATTAGCTTCATCCCTTGTTCATCATGCGCTATGAGCATAGTTGTATCTTTTACTTTTATGAGATAGAGAAACCTATTTTTCCCTAAAACTTTTGTCTCCAAAACCTCAATCTCTTTGCCACCAGATTTGAACTTTGGCTGAAAGTTGGAAACATAATAATAGATCGCATAGAGTATTATAACAAGAAGAGTGAAAGAGGCTAAAAATTTGATAATTTCATAATTATCTAGCAAGATCGATGATCCTCACTCCATATTTTTCATTGGCTATAACCATCTCTCCGATTGCAAAAGGTTTATTGTTGAGTTGCACATCTATATACTCATCGATATTTTTTTCTAATTCAATTACATCGCCCTCTTTTAAAGACAAAATCTCTACGAGAAGCTTTTTGACTCTTCCAATTTCAATATTAAATCGTAGATTTACATCTTTTAAAAAATCGATCTGTGGATTTTGAGGATTTTTCATCATGGTTAAGCCGTTTGTATTACAAAATCTGTAAAGTATATATTTTTTACGCCACCAATTGGAAGTATCGCATTGACTCTTTTTAAAATCTGCTCTTTAAGCTCCTCTATACCTTCTGCAGTTCTGAGCTCTTTTGATGACTTGGTAAAAAGGAGGGTCGTGATGGCATCTTTGACTTGGGGGAGACGTTTTTCTAGCTCAGCTTTGATCTTCTCATCTTGCACATCCAATACTATAGTGACTTTAAGATAGCGATCAGCATCTTTATCTTGGAGGTTGACAATGAAGGTACCTACATCAAATTGCACACCAAGATCTTCAACATTTTTGATCTCTTCGACAACTTTTTCAGCCTTTTTCTCTTTTTGTTTCTCCTCTTTTTGCTTATCGAGAACCAAAAATTTGTAGGCTGCTCCCCCACCTGCTCCAATAATTACAAGAAGCAGAACAAGAATGATGATAAGCTTTTTCTTACCACCTTTCTTCTCCTCTTGCTGCTCATTTGTTTCTTCAGCCATCAGACGCCTTTAAAGTTTTATCGTTTTATATCCATCGTGGTCTGTAAGATCTGATCTGAAGTGGTGATTGTTTTTGCACTTGCTTGATAGGCTCTTTGTGCTGTGATGAGGTTGATAAACTCTTTTGAGATATCGACGTTACTCATCTCAAGCATCCCACTTCTGATCTTACTGATAACACCACCTGGTACTATTATCGGCGTAAATGTTTTTTGATTAGGCAGGTAGAGATTATCCCCTTTTCTAATAAGAATCTCTTTGTCTTTGAATGTGGCAACTCCTAAGCGTGCAATATCTTTGACCTGGCCATTGGTATATGAGCCTTTAACAACACCATCTTCAGAAACAGAGATGTTCATCAAATCACCCTTACCATAGCCATCTTGTTGTGAGTAGAAGATGAAGTCAGAGGCAACTTGACGTATATGATTAAAGTCAATATCAATCTTCATTGGGGAACTTGCTCCAGTTGTTACTGGATATGAAGCACTAAGCGTATTTCCAGATGTCAAGTTTCCATTAGTATCAAATGTTAAACTATTTTTATTATCAGTATTATCGTTATCAATAAATGAATGCACATCCCAGTTATTAGCACTTGTTTTTACAAAATAGAAATAGAGAGTATGCTGATTTCCTAAGCTATCATATACCGGCATTGTGTTGACGTAGTTATAACTAGAAGAATCATTACGTGAAAAAGTAGTATTCGCAGGAACAGGTACACTTGAATCAAGATTTGTAGGCTCTTCAAAAGAGACTTTTGACGTAGTTTTAGGTGCAAGTGAACTTGGAATATTGACATTTCCCAGCGCACCTGCCATATTGCCATGCTCATCAAGAGCCCATCCTTGAAGCTTATATCCTGATTGATTGATGATATCACCATTAGCATCAAGTCTGAAGTTTCCATCGCGTGTGTAGTATACAAGATCAGCTACACTAGGGCTTCTCACCATAAAAAATCCCTCACCATCAAGTGCCATAGAGAGAGGCTCGTTCGTGTTTTTGAATGAACCTTGAGTAAAATCTTTTGAAGTAGAGCCTACATAGACACCTCCACCTATCTCCATATTCTTTGGTGCACCGCCAGAAGAATAGGTAGTCAGTGAGCTTGAAACCAAATCATCGAAATTTACTCGTTCTTGTTTGTATCCAGTGGTGTTAACATTAGCAATATTATCTGAAATGACTGAGAGCCACTGTTTGTTTGAATTAAGTCCTGTATTGCCTGTATAGAATGATTGTAGCATGATTAAACTCCTATTGTAATTATCTTATTGAGCTCTATTGAGCCTTTTGCAAATTTGGCTAAAATATTTGCACTATCTTTTTCAATACCTTCGATAAGAGCAGTTGAAACAACCTTCGCATGTATATTTTGTGAACCATCATGTGCTACTACACTCACTTTATAGTAACCATCTTTAATATCTTCATTTTCAAGAGCAAATTTATAGGATTTGTTTGCTTGGAGATTATGAAAAGTAGCAGAATCAACTATATTATTTTCATCATCATAGATATAGACTGTAGCGTCTGTCGCATCTTTTGGTAATGAAAAAGATACTTCACTCTTGCCATCTTCTACATACGTCATATCACCTTCGTAACTGACTTTCTTACCAATCATATTTGTTGCATTGAGAAAGAGTGCATCTGTTCCGCTCAGTTTATTGACTGAATCTTCGAAGTTTTTCATCACTTCTAATTCGCGTAGTTTTACCGTATTATCGATAAACTTTGAGATATCTTGCGCTTCGAAAGGGTCTTGAAACTGGAATGAAGCAAGTAAAACTTTGAGGAAACCTTCTTGATCGATTTGTGAATTATCGTAAGAAGAGTCGTAAACTTTAATTTCTTTCCCTCCATATGCCTTGAGGGTATCTATGGCACCTGTTTGCATAGTTTTTCCTTGGAGCCTTACATTATGGTATTCACGATTGTAACCGAAAAAAAATTAATTAAACTTTAAAATTAATAAATTTTAATAATTTTCTATCATTTTTATGAGATTTTCTAACTCTTTAAAGCTTTCTGTAAGATTTTTCTTGACATTGATAGGCTGTTTGAGGAAGTTTTCTATATCTTGAATATGGTCTATTGCTCTATCAAGCTGCACAGATGAACCCTTTTTGTAAAGACCCATATGTATCATATCCTCTGCTTCAGTGTAAGATGCTAGAAGTGAGATAAATTTGCTCTGGAGTACTAGCTTTTCTTCATCTACGAGTTGCGGTGTAAGGCGGCTGATACTTTTGAGGACATCAACTGCTGGAAAAATCCTCTTTTGGGCTATTTTTTTCGATAAGACAATATGCCCATCCAAAAAGCCTACAGCTGCATCGGCCACAGGATCAGTTGATACTTCATCACCTTCTACTAATACTGTATAGATTCCTGTAATACTCCCTTTGTTTTGGAATGTTCCAGCTTGTTCGATGATTTTTGGTAGCAGTGAAAAAACTGAAGGTGTATAGCCCTTGGATGTGGGCGGCTCTCCAATAGCTAGCCCAATTTCTCTTTGTGCCATTGCAAGACGAGTAAGAGAGTCAACAAGAAAAAGAACATTTCTGTTTTTATTAGAAAAGTAATTGGCTATTGCTATCGCTACATACACTGCCCGAAGCTTTGCCAAAGGGGTTTGGTCACTTGTAGCTGTTACGACTACAGATTTTTGCAAACCCTCTTGAGTAAGATTGTCTTCTATGAACTCTCTTACCTCTCTCCCCCGCTCTCCAATAAGCGCTATAACATTTACATCTGCTTCGGTATAACGCGATATCATACCAAGAAGCGTACTCTTCCCTACTCCAGCACCTGCAAAGATACCGATTCTTTGCCCTTTTCCTATTGTAAGAAGTGAATTAATTGAGCGTATTCCGATATCAAGCGGCTCACTTATGCGGCCTCTTTGCATAGGATTGATTGGGTTGTTATGGAGATAGTATTTGTTTTCATAGCGCAGATACTCTTTATTAAGAGGATTACCAAATGGATCAATGACAGTACCTAAAAGCTCTTCACCTACTCCTATATTGACCGGCTCAAGTGCTGCTTCGACAAAACTTCCAACCTTGACGCCTCTTGTATCATCATAAGCCATAAGAAGTGTTTTGCCATCTTTAAATCCTACCACTTCTGTCTCAAGACCACTCTCAAGATAGCATGAATCTCCAATGGAGACATTTGGCAAATATGCTTCAATTATAGGTCCGCTTACACCGACAATACGACCCTTTGTGATAAATTTAGGTAAGTTTTTTAATCTCTCTTTTAATTTCATCTTTTATAACGCCAATTTTTTCTTTTATTCTATTCTCTATTTTAAAGTCGTGAAATTCAATAACAAATTCGTTGTCTTTGAGCTCATCATCCTGTTTGATTTCAACATTTTGGAAGCGCTTTTTGATAGGTTTATAAAGCCCTTTTGATACGCTTATGGAAAGTGGCATAAAGTTGTGGAAATCTTCAAGTAGTTTAGCAATAGCACTTTGGACTGTAGGAGTATTTGACTCATCAATAAACAAAAACTCTAAAATCTCCTCGGTACTATCAAGAACAATATCAGAAAATTTCATCAAGAAGTTGTTGTATTTTTCTTCATACTCTTTTTCAAATCCTAGATACTTCTCTTGCA is a window encoding:
- a CDS encoding flagellar biosynthetic protein FliR, encoding MTPIITPDQAVALALVFTRVIAVLMAFPFINTAMLPRNVKILLVVSLAFFAVQNLDIHLQLQNLGVWDFIFLIFKELLVGFALGLLANFFISAFSYAAEIISYFMGITVVNIFDPTYGQVSVLSKFFIMLFYMIFFVSGAYEYFVATLFASFEHYPLTMQHLHSGFWHYVIQNSITIFTLAFKLAFPFALILYLINVALALVNRLIPQINVFIVGLPLQIFVGIAALAAGASIIVYLGVSYLQNLNADILYFIKHIGN
- the fliL gene encoding flagellar basal body-associated protein FliL, with protein sequence MAEETNEQQEEKKGGKKKLIIILVLLLVIIGAGGGAAYKFLVLDKQKEEKQKEKKAEKVVEEIKNVEDLGVQFDVGTFIVNLQDKDADRYLKVTIVLDVQDEKIKAELEKRLPQVKDAITTLLFTKSSKELRTAEGIEELKEQILKRVNAILPIGGVKNIYFTDFVIQTA
- a CDS encoding FliI/YscN family ATPase, with amino-acid sequence MKLKERLKNLPKFITKGRIVGVSGPIIEAYLPNVSIGDSCYLESGLETEVVGFKDGKTLLMAYDDTRGVKVGSFVEAALEPVNIGVGEELLGTVIDPFGNPLNKEYLRYENKYYLHNNPINPMQRGRISEPLDIGIRSINSLLTIGKGQRIGIFAGAGVGKSTLLGMISRYTEADVNVIALIGERGREVREFIEDNLTQEGLQKSVVVTATSDQTPLAKLRAVYVAIAIANYFSNKNRNVLFLVDSLTRLAMAQREIGLAIGEPPTSKGYTPSVFSLLPKIIEQAGTFQNKGSITGIYTVLVEGDEVSTDPVADAAVGFLDGHIVLSKKIAQKRIFPAVDVLKSISRLTPQLVDEEKLVLQSKFISLLASYTEAEDMIHMGLYKKGSSVQLDRAIDHIQDIENFLKQPINVKKNLTESFKELENLIKMIENY
- a CDS encoding flagellar hook assembly protein FlgD, whose protein sequence is MQTGAIDTLKAYGGKEIKVYDSSYDNSQIDQEGFLKVLLASFQFQDPFEAQDISKFIDNTVKLRELEVMKNFEDSVNKLSGTDALFLNATNMIGKKVSYEGDMTYVEDGKSEVSFSLPKDATDATVYIYDDENNIVDSATFHNLQANKSYKFALENEDIKDGYYKVSVVAHDGSQNIHAKVVSTALIEGIEKDSANILAKFAKGSIELNKIITIGV
- a CDS encoding flagellar hook protein FlgE; this encodes MLQSFYTGNTGLNSNKQWLSVISDNIANVNTTGYKQERVNFDDLVSSSLTTYSSGGAPKNMEIGGGVYVGSTSKDFTQGSFKNTNEPLSMALDGEGFFMVRSPSVADLVYYTRDGNFRLDANGDIINQSGYKLQGWALDEHGNMAGALGNVNIPSSLAPKTTSKVSFEEPTNLDSSVPVPANTTFSRNDSSSYNYVNTMPVYDSLGNQHTLYFYFVKTSANNWDVHSFIDNDNTDNKNSLTFDTNGNLTSGNTLSASYPVTTGASSPMKIDIDFNHIRQVASDFIFYSQQDGYGKGDLMNISVSEDGVVKGSYTNGQVKDIARLGVATFKDKEILIRKGDNLYLPNQKTFTPIIVPGGVISKIRSGMLEMSNVDISKEFINLITAQRAYQASAKTITTSDQILQTTMDIKR
- a CDS encoding FliM/FliN family flagellar motor switch protein, with product MMKNPQNPQIDFLKDVNLRFNIEIGRVKKLLVEILSLKEGDVIELEKNIDEYIDVQLNNKPFAIGEMVIANEKYGVRIIDLAR
- the fliQ gene encoding flagellar biosynthesis protein FliQ translates to MNLDQVITLTEQMLKIALLVGAPVLAVAFGVGMLVSIFQAATQIQEMTLTFIPKIVATVAALIIFGSWMYVTLIDYFHSIFDALVTLIR
- the fliP gene encoding flagellar type III secretion system pore protein FliP (The bacterial flagellar biogenesis protein FliP forms a type III secretion system (T3SS)-type pore required for flagellar assembly.), whose product is MPKKLLLFLLILPFPLFAATGVLDQTLEQLKDLDVTLKILFLITILSLAPAILISITSFTRIVIVLSLLRHALGIPQSPPNQVIIALSLFITFFIMQPVFNQINTQAIQPYINKQINDMEAVERAVKPLKKFLINNTEKKDIKLFLDIAKEKPKNYEDISLSTLIPAFMVSEIKIAFEVTFVVFLPFLVIDMLVASILMSMGMMMIPPMMISLPFKLILFILSDGWELLIKALIVSYK
- a CDS encoding flagellar biosynthetic protein FliO; translation: MLDNYEIIKFLASFTLLVIILYAIYYYVSNFQPKFKSGGKEIEVLETKVLGKNRFLYLIKVKDTTMLIAHDEQGMKLIKEWKDA